Proteins encoded in a region of the Zea mays cultivar B73 chromosome 4, Zm-B73-REFERENCE-NAM-5.0, whole genome shotgun sequence genome:
- the LOC103653470 gene encoding transcription factor MYB16: MGRSPCCEKIGLKKGPWTPEEDEKLLAFVEEHGHGSWRALPAKAGLQRCGKSCRLRWTNYLRPDIKRGKFSLQEEQTIIQLHALLGNRWSAIATHLPNRTDNEIKNHWNTHLKKRLAKIGIDPVTHKSTCGTLTGTTNDRSAKAAASLSHMAQWENARLEAEARLARESKTRTATPTPSALHAQPMDLPASAASPWLDVLHAWQGAKIDLESPTSTLTFTGSNGGMLPTPRTNGPEVSESNSAMSHYQMSDELEGEETYWQIFSKHQVPEVDSKESEDDFIGCEEPWFSGMAGVGAGMLLDVSNEHELSECWGESSSGQTVEHSKQASDKEDKDYWNWVLDRVNSELTAQSPSLV, translated from the exons ATGGGGCGATCACCATGCTGTGAGAAGATTGGACTGAAGAAAGGTCCATGGACGCCGGAGGAGGATGAGAAGCTGCTTGCCTTCGTTGAGGAACATGGACACGGGAGCTGGCGGGCATTACCTGCGAAGGCAG GCTTGCAGAGGTGTGGGAAGAGCTGCAGGTTGAGGTGGACAAACTACCTGAGGCCGGACATCAAGAGGGGCAAGTTCAGCTTGCAAGAAGAACAGACCATCATCCAGCTTCACGCTCTTTTAGGCAACAG GTGGTCGGCCATTGCAACACATCTACCAAATCGCACGGACAACGAGATCAAGAACCACTGGAACACGCACCTCAAGAAAAGGCTGGCCAAGATTGGGATCGATCCTGTCACCCACAAATCTACCTGTGGCACTCTCACTGGCACCACGAACGACAGATCAGCCAAGGCCGCGGCAAGCCTCAGCCACATGGCACAATGGGAGAATGCCCGCCTCGAGGCTGAGGCACGGCTGGCTCGAGAATCGAAGACACGAACAGCAACACCGACGCCATCTGCACTCCATGCGCAGCCAATGGATCTACCTGCCTCTGCTGCTTCTCCATGGCTTGACGTGTTGCATGCTTGGCAGGGTGCAAAGATAGACCTGGAGTCACCTACCTCCACACTGACGTTTACAGGGAGCAATGGTGGCATGCTGCCAACCCCCAGGACCAACGGACCAGAGGTATCAGAAAGCAACTCCGCGATGTCGCATTATCAGATGAGCGATGAGTTGGAGGGTGAAGAAACCTATTGGCAGATCTTCAGCAAGCACCAAGTGCCGGAAGTGGACAGCAAGGAGAGTGAAGATGACTTCATTGGCTGTGAGGAGCCGTGGTTCTCAGGGATGGCTGGGGTTGGAGCTGGCATGCTGCTTGATGTATCCAATGAGCATGAGCTATCAGAATGCTGGGGTGAGTCCAGCAGTGGCCAAACTGTTGAGCACAGCAAGCAAGCATCCGATAAGGAGGACAAGGATTATTGGAATTGGGTCCTTGACAGAGTAAACTCAGAGCTGACAGCACAGTCGCCTTCCTTGGTCTAA